From Carya illinoinensis cultivar Pawnee chromosome 5, C.illinoinensisPawnee_v1, whole genome shotgun sequence, one genomic window encodes:
- the LOC122309507 gene encoding pentatricopeptide repeat-containing protein At1g60770 isoform X2: MGSRRYSEEASRPQALLPCTQETMTKRGMNKMVSDHAIHLDLVAKTRGIAAAENYFIDLPESSKNHLCYGALLNCYCKELMTEEAEALMEKMKELNLPLSAMPYNSLLTLYTKTGQPEKIPAIIQEMKASNVMLDSYTYNVWMRALAAVNDIAETERVIDEMKRDGRVAGDWTTYSNLASIYVDAGLFEKAEKALKELEKRNVCRELSAYQFLITLYGRAGNLIEVFRVWRSLRLAFLKTANISYLNMIQTLINLKDLPGAEKCFREWESGCSTYDIRIANALIGAYTKEGLLEKAEELKERARRRGAKPNAKTWEIFLDYYLKSGEFKLAVDCVANAISIGRGDGGKWLPSSVVVRRLMEHFEQEKDVDGAEGFLEILKKAVDNVGAEALESLIRTYAAAGRTSPVIRRWLKMENVEVNEVCMKLLEKISVE; encoded by the exons ATGGGAAGTCGGCGATACTCTGAAGAAGCTTCGCGACCGCAAGCTCTACTACCCTGCACTCAAG AAACTATGACTAAAAGGGGAATGAATAAGATGGTCAGTGATCACGCCATACATCTAGATCTAGTTGCCAAAACACGAGGTATTGCTGCTGCAGAAAACTATTTCATTGATCTTCCTGAATCATCAAAAAATCATCTCTGTTATGGTGCCCTCCTCAATTGTTACTGCAAGGAACTGATGACTGAAGAAGCAGAAGCTCTCATGGAAAAGATGAAGGAACTCAACCTTCCTTTAAGCGCTATGCCTTATAACAGCCTTTTGACCCTTTACACAAAAACTGGGCAGCCTGAAAAGATCCCCGCCATCATACAGGAAATGAAGGCCTCCAATGTTATGTTGGATTCTTATACATACAATGTTTGGATGAGGGCTCTTGCTGCTGTCAATGATATTGCTGAGACCGAAAGGGTTATTGATGAGATGAAGAGGGATGGCCGAGTTGCTGGAGATTGGACAACATATAGCAACTTAGCATCAATATATGTTGATGCTGGCTTATTTGAAAAGGCAGAAAAAGCACTCAAGGAATTGGAGAAGAGAAATGTCTGCAGAGAGCTCTCAGCTTACCAGTTCCTAATTACGTTGTATGGCCGAGCGGGGAACCTGATTGAAGTTTTTCGGGTATGGCGTTCTTTGAGGCTGGCTTTTCTGAAAACTGCAAACATAAGCTATCTCAATATGATTCAGACACTTATAAACTTAAAAGATTTACCAGGAGCAGAGAAGTGTTTCAGGGAGTGGGAATCTGGGTGCTCAACTTATGATATCCGCATTGCAAATGCTTTGATAGGAGCTTACACAAAAGAAGGTTTGCTAGAGAAGGCTGAGGAGCTTAAGGAGCGGGCTCGCCGGAGAGGGGCTAAACCTAATGCGAAAACTTGGGAGATCTTTTTGGATTACTATTTGAAAAGTGGGGAATTCAAATTGGCAGTTGATTGTGTTGCGAATGCAATATCTATTGGTAGGGGGGATGGTGGGAAGTGGCTCCCTTCATCTGTGGTTGTCAGAAGATTAATGGAGCATTTTGAACAAGAGAAAGATGTTGATGGTGCAGAAGGTTTTCTTGAGATTTTGAAGAAGGCTGTGGATAATGTAGGGGCAGAGGCTCTTGAATCACTAATAAGAACATATGCAGCTGCTGGAAGGACAAGCCCTGTAATACGCCGTTGGCTGAAAATGGAGAATGTTGAGGTGAATGAGGTCTGCATGAAGTTGCTTGAGAAAATATCTGTTGAGTGA
- the LOC122309507 gene encoding pentatricopeptide repeat-containing protein At1g60770 isoform X1, whose translation MSVNQFQFGRTKSVAKRSKKYLEEALYTRLFREGSEEASVRHKLNQFLKSHKRVYKWEVGDTLKKLRDRKLYYPALKLSETMTKRGMNKMVSDHAIHLDLVAKTRGIAAAENYFIDLPESSKNHLCYGALLNCYCKELMTEEAEALMEKMKELNLPLSAMPYNSLLTLYTKTGQPEKIPAIIQEMKASNVMLDSYTYNVWMRALAAVNDIAETERVIDEMKRDGRVAGDWTTYSNLASIYVDAGLFEKAEKALKELEKRNVCRELSAYQFLITLYGRAGNLIEVFRVWRSLRLAFLKTANISYLNMIQTLINLKDLPGAEKCFREWESGCSTYDIRIANALIGAYTKEGLLEKAEELKERARRRGAKPNAKTWEIFLDYYLKSGEFKLAVDCVANAISIGRGDGGKWLPSSVVVRRLMEHFEQEKDVDGAEGFLEILKKAVDNVGAEALESLIRTYAAAGRTSPVIRRWLKMENVEVNEVCMKLLEKISVE comes from the exons GTTTCAGTTCGGGCGCACGAAGAGCGTGGCGAAGCGTTCGAAGAAATACTTGGAAGAAGCGCTGTACACGAGGCTCTTCAGGGAAGGTAGCGAGGAGGCGAGCGTTCGGCACAAGCTCAACCAGTTCCTCAAGAGCCACAAACGAGTCTACAAATGGGAAGTCGGCGATACTCTGAAGAAGCTTCGCGACCGCAAGCTCTACTACCCTGCACTCAAG CTTTCAGAAACTATGACTAAAAGGGGAATGAATAAGATGGTCAGTGATCACGCCATACATCTAGATCTAGTTGCCAAAACACGAGGTATTGCTGCTGCAGAAAACTATTTCATTGATCTTCCTGAATCATCAAAAAATCATCTCTGTTATGGTGCCCTCCTCAATTGTTACTGCAAGGAACTGATGACTGAAGAAGCAGAAGCTCTCATGGAAAAGATGAAGGAACTCAACCTTCCTTTAAGCGCTATGCCTTATAACAGCCTTTTGACCCTTTACACAAAAACTGGGCAGCCTGAAAAGATCCCCGCCATCATACAGGAAATGAAGGCCTCCAATGTTATGTTGGATTCTTATACATACAATGTTTGGATGAGGGCTCTTGCTGCTGTCAATGATATTGCTGAGACCGAAAGGGTTATTGATGAGATGAAGAGGGATGGCCGAGTTGCTGGAGATTGGACAACATATAGCAACTTAGCATCAATATATGTTGATGCTGGCTTATTTGAAAAGGCAGAAAAAGCACTCAAGGAATTGGAGAAGAGAAATGTCTGCAGAGAGCTCTCAGCTTACCAGTTCCTAATTACGTTGTATGGCCGAGCGGGGAACCTGATTGAAGTTTTTCGGGTATGGCGTTCTTTGAGGCTGGCTTTTCTGAAAACTGCAAACATAAGCTATCTCAATATGATTCAGACACTTATAAACTTAAAAGATTTACCAGGAGCAGAGAAGTGTTTCAGGGAGTGGGAATCTGGGTGCTCAACTTATGATATCCGCATTGCAAATGCTTTGATAGGAGCTTACACAAAAGAAGGTTTGCTAGAGAAGGCTGAGGAGCTTAAGGAGCGGGCTCGCCGGAGAGGGGCTAAACCTAATGCGAAAACTTGGGAGATCTTTTTGGATTACTATTTGAAAAGTGGGGAATTCAAATTGGCAGTTGATTGTGTTGCGAATGCAATATCTATTGGTAGGGGGGATGGTGGGAAGTGGCTCCCTTCATCTGTGGTTGTCAGAAGATTAATGGAGCATTTTGAACAAGAGAAAGATGTTGATGGTGCAGAAGGTTTTCTTGAGATTTTGAAGAAGGCTGTGGATAATGTAGGGGCAGAGGCTCTTGAATCACTAATAAGAACATATGCAGCTGCTGGAAGGACAAGCCCTGTAATACGCCGTTGGCTGAAAATGGAGAATGTTGAGGTGAATGAGGTCTGCATGAAGTTGCTTGAGAAAATATCTGTTGAGTGA